In Tiliqua scincoides isolate rTilSci1 chromosome 1, rTilSci1.hap2, whole genome shotgun sequence, the following are encoded in one genomic region:
- the LIG4 gene encoding DNA ligase 4, whose product MSSIPASHSPSQLTVASQVPFADLCSTMERIQKCKSRPEKTKYFKDFLDSWRKFHDALHKKEKDVTDSFYPAMRLILPQLERQRMAYGIKETMLAKLFIELLNLPKDGKDALKLLNYRAPTGSRGDAGDFASIAYFVLKPRCIKQGQLTIQQVNDLLDSISSNNAAKRKDLVKKSLLQLITQSSALEQKWLIRMIIKDLKLGVSQQTLFSIFHPDATELYNVTTDLEKVCRQLHNPSVSLSDVSITLFSAFKPMLAAIADVQQIEKQMNHQSFYIETKLDGERMQMHKDGDVYKYFSRNGYDYTQQFGASPLEGSLTPFIHNVFTNNIQNCILDGEMMAFNPTTQTFMQKGSKFDIKRMVDDSELQTCFCVFDILMINDRKLGDEKLNKRYEILNKTFTPIVGRMQVVLKRQANTRKEVVDALNEAIDNREEGIVVKDPMSTYKPDKRGEGWLKIKPEYVNGLMDELDLLIVGGYWGKGLRGGMMSHFLCAVAETPPCGEKPSVFHSICRVGSGYTMKELYDLGLKLANYWKPYRKRDPPCNILCGTEKPEVYIEPCNSVIVQIKAAEIVSSDMYRTDCTLRFPRIEKIRDDKEWHECMTLDLLEQLRGKASGKLATKHLDIDHGGPQEKKRKIVPKVKKRIGVMDNFKAPDLSNINRVSSVLEDIEFCVMTGTENYSKYELESKIAEYGGTVVQNPGIDTYCVVAGSENVRVKNIISSNKYDIVRVEWLLQCFQTQQFVPWQPAFMIHMSPETKQHFACEYDCYGDSYTVDTDRAQLKEVFSRMTNFKEEIPQGVIADIEARYSWESSPLCMFRQHTIYLASSASANDSDTKISQIRLSTRALILRFHGAKVVSQLKEGVSHVIIGAGDHDQLKEIKTTRRMFQRKFKILSEQWAKDSIKAGKLQNENDYLI is encoded by the coding sequence ATGTCCTCCATTCCTGCTTCACATTCTCCTTCCCAGCTAACTGTGGCATCCCAAGTTCCTTTTGCAGATCTCTGCTCAACAATGGAACGAATACAGAAATGCAAATCCCGTCCagagaaaacaaaatatttcaaagattttttaGATTCTTGGAGAAAATTTCATGATGCCCTTCATAAAAAGGAGAAGGATGTGACAGATTCTTTTTATCCTGCAATGAGGCTTATTCTTCCACAGTTGGAAAGGCAGAGGATGGCTTATGGAATTAAGGAAACCATGCTTGCCAAGCTCTTTATTGAACTGCTTAATTTACCCAAAGATGGAAAAGATGCTTTAAAACTTCTAAATTATCGAGCACCTACTGGTTCACGGGGAGATGCTGGAGACTTTGCTTCAATTGCCTATTTTGTGTTGAAACCAAGATGCATCAAACAAGGTCAGCTAACCATACAACAAGTCAATGATCTTTTAGATTCTATTTCTAGTAATAATGCTGCCAAAAGAAAGGATCTGGTTAAGAAGAGTCTTCTTCAGTTAATAACACAGAGCTCAGCACTTGAACAGAAATGGTTGATCAGGATGATCATAAAGGACTTGAAACTTGGTGTCAGCCAGCAAActttattttccattttccatCCTGATGCTACAGAATTGTATAATGTTACAACTGACTTGGAGAAGGTTTGCAGACAGTTGCACAATCCCTCTGTATCCCTTAGTGATGTTTCTATTACATTGTTTTCTGCCTTTAAACCAATGCTTGCTGCTATTGCTGATGTACAACAGATTGAAAAACAAATGAACCACCAGAGTTTCTACATAGAAACCAAATTAGATGGTGAGCGAATGCAGATGCACAAAGATGGTGATGTTTACAAGTATTTTTCTCGAAATGGGTATGATTACACTCAGCAGTTTGGTGCTTCTCCTCTGGAAGGTTCATTGACTCCATTCATTCATAATGTTTTTACCAACAATATTCAGAACTGCATACTGGATGGTGAAATGATGGCATTCAATCCCACCACGCAGACTTTCATGCAGAAAGGAAGCAAATTTGATATCAAGAGAATGGTCGATGATTCTGAATTGCAGACTTGCTTCTGTGTGTTTGATATTCTAATGATTAATGACCGAAAGTTGGGTGATGAGAAATTGAACAAAAGATATGAAATACTGAATAAGACATTTACACCAATAGTTGGACGAATGCAGGTTGTTCTTAAAAGGCAAGCTAACACCCGGAAGGAAGTAGTAGATGCTCTAAATGAAGCCATAGATAATAGAGAAGAAGGAATTGTGGTAAAAGATCCCATGTCAACTTATAAACCAGACAAACGTGGGGAAGGATGGCTAAAAATCAAACCAGAGTATGTCAATGGGCTAATGGATGAGCTAGACCTTTTGATTGTTGGGGGTTACTGGGGAAAAGGTCTTCGTGGTGGCATGATGTCACATTTCCTATGTGCCGTTGCTGAGACTCCACCATGTGGTGAAAAACCATCTGTGTTCCATTCAATTTGTCGTGTTGGCTCTGGTTATACAATGAAAGAGCTGTATGATCTTGGCTTGAAATTAGCCAACTACTGGAAACCATATCGTAAAAGGGATCCTCCTTGTAATATCTTGTGTGGGACTGAAAAGCCGGAAGTCTACATTGAACCGTGTAATTCAGTCATTGTTCAGATTAAAGCAGCTGAAATTGTCAGTAGTGATATGTATAGAACTGATTGTACATTGCGCTTCCCTCGCATTGAGAAGATAAGAGATGATAAAGAATGGCATGAATGTATGACTCTTGACCTTCTCGAACAACTCAGAGGTAAAGCTTCTGGGAAGTTAGCAACTAAGCATCTTGACATAGATCATGGTGGGCCACAAGAAAAGAAGCGTAAAATTGTGccaaaggttaaaaaaagaattgGTGTAATGGATAATTTTAAAGCCCCTGATCTTTCTAATATAAACAGAGTTTCCAGTGTATTGGAAGATATTGAGTTTTGTGTTATGACTGGGACAGAAAACTATTCAAAATATGAGCTAGAGAGTAAAATAGCAGAATATGGTGGCACTGTTGTGCAAAACCCAGGTATAGACACTTATTGTGTGGTTGCAGGATCTGAGAATGTCAGAgtgaaaaatattatttcttccaATAAGTATGATATTgtgagagtggagtggcttctaCAGTGCTTTCAAACCCAACAGTTTGTGCCCTGGCAGCCTGCTTTCATGATTCATATGTCTCCGGAAACAAAACAACACTTCGCCTGTGAGTATGATTGCTATGGTGATAGTTACACAGTTGATACTGACAGGGCCCAGTTAAAGGAGGTGTTCTCAAGAATGACTAACTTTAAGGAAGAGATCCCTCAGGGTGTCATTGCTGACATAGAAGCACGTTACTCATGGGAGAGCTCTCCACTCTGTATGTTCAGGCAGCACACCATTTATCTGGCCTCCTCTGCCAGTGCGAATGATTCCGATACAAAGATTAGTCAAATAAGACTGTCAACTAGAGCTTTGATACTTCGCTTTCATGGAGCAAAAGTAGTCTCACAGCTTAAGGAAGGTGTGTCCCATGTAATAATTGGAGCAGGTGATCATGATCAGCTGAAGGAGATAAAGACAACCAGAAGAATGTTTCAAAGGAAGTTTAAAATTTTGTCTGAGCAGTGGGCAAAAGATTCCATAAAGGCAGGAAAGTTACAAAATGAAAACGATTACTTAATATAA
- the ABHD13 gene encoding protein ABHD13, translated as MEKSWMLWTFIEKWLLILGSWSWGLCRISLLPLIVTFHLYGGMILLLLIFISIAGILYKFQDVLLYFPEQPSSSRLYVPMPTGIPHENIFIKTKDGVLLNLILLRFTGDNSSYSPTIIYFHGNAGNIGHRLPNALLMLVNLKVNILLVDYRGYGKSEGEANEEGIYLDSEAVLDYVMTRSDLDKTKIFLFGRSLGGAVAIHLASENSHRISAIMVENTFLSIPHMASTLFSFFPMRYLPLWCYKNKFLSYRKISQCRMPSLFISGLSDQLIPPVMMKQLYELSPARTKRLAIFPDGTHNDTWQCQGYFTALEQFIKEVIKSHSPEEMAKMSSNVTII; from the coding sequence ATGGAAAAATCATGGATGCTTTGGACTTTCATTGAAAAATGGTTACTCATCTTGGGGTCTTGGTCCTGGGGTCTCTGCCGTATTTCTCTGTTACCGTTGATAGTAACCTTCCATTTGTATGGAGGAATGATACTGCTTCTGTTGATATTTATATCTATAGCAGGTATACTATATAAATTCCAGGATGTGCTGCTTTATTTCCCTGAGCAACCTTCTTCATCACGGCTTTATGTTCCCATGCCTACTGGTATTCCACATGAAAATATCTTCATCAAAACCAAAGATGGTGTGTTGCTCAATCTAATTCTTCTGAGATTCACTGGGGACAATTCCTCATATTCGCCTACTATCATTTACTTCCATGGGAATGCAGGAAACATTGGTCACCGACTACCAAATGCTTTGTTGATGCTGGTAAACTTGAAAGTAAATATATTGCTGGTTGACTATAGAGGCTATGGAAAAAGTGAAGGAGAAGCAAATGAAGAAGGTATTTATTTAGATTCTGAAGCTGTCCTAGACTATGTGATGACTAGATCTGATCTTGATAAGACTAAAATTTTTCTGTTTGGCCGATCCTTGGGGGGAGCAGTTGCTATTCATCTAGCATCTGAGAACTCCCATAGGATTTCTGCTATCATGGTGGAGAACACATTTCTGAGCATCCCACACATGGCCAGTACACTGTTTTCTTTCTTCCCAATGAGGTACCTTCCTTTGTGGTGCTATAAAAACAAGTTTTTGTCCTACAGAAAAATATCTCAGTGCAGAATGCCTTCCCTTTTCATCTCTGGGCTTTCTGACCAGTTGATTCCTCCAGTCATGATGAAGCAGCTTTATGAACTTTCCCCTGCTCGGACTAAAAGATTGGCAATCTTTCCCGATGGAACTCATAATGACACTTGGCAGTGCCAGGGCTACTTCACTGCACTTGAACAGTTCATCAAAGAAGTGATCAAGAGCCACTCCCCTGAAGAAATGGCAAAGATGTCATCTAATGTAACAATAATATAA